One genomic segment of Canis aureus isolate CA01 chromosome 37, VMU_Caureus_v.1.0, whole genome shotgun sequence includes these proteins:
- the LOC144306642 gene encoding uncharacterized protein LOC144306642 — protein sequence MSGAPGCLLELCCPPSCHVKKPSGRPENNLAVRQCPGTQHSRRQLPPLACTLLSPSGEPSPHHDVPGLRLCRHRDLGSQRVVITLMFQRRKQDELFHPRSTQKAQAWDQDTVHCTFLGAQLCVQSPGTVVCDSA from the exons AtgtctggagcacctgggtgtcttcTGGAACTCTGCTGTCCACCTTCTTGCCATGTCAAAAAACCCAGTGGGAGGCCAGAAAACAACCTCGCTGTTAGGCAGTGCCCGGGCACACAGCATTCCAGAAG ACAACTGCCGCCCCTTGCCTGCACCTTGCTGTCACCCTCTGGTGAGCCGTCACCACACCATGATGTGCCCGGTCTGCGGCTTTGTCGGCATAGAGACCTG ggcagccagagAGTGGTTATCACTCTCATGTTCCAGCGGAGAAAACAAGACGAGCTGTTCCACCCCAGGAGCACACAGAAAGCGCAGGCCTGGGACCAGGACACAGTCCATTGTACCTTCCTGGGAGCACAGCTGTGTGTGCAGAGCCCTGGCACAGTTGTGTGTGACTCTGCATAG